A genomic segment from Methanomicrobium sp. W14 encodes:
- a CDS encoding homocitrate synthase family protein, which produces MKPLNVEICDVTLRDGEQTPGVTFACDEKKDIAQKLDAVGVEVIEAGFPSVSENEKKTVRSIVEMGLCAKTCCLSRCVKSDLDAAIDCGVDLVSIFFATSDLHIKIKYKKTREEMLDLALDMIDYANDHGIKVRFSAEEASRTDIEFLKEMYSKGAERGAAYSSFADTVGCMTPLEMYNTVKDLKKDLKNPLCVHCHNDMGFASANTFVAAQAGAFQLHTTVNAIGERAGNASLEEVLVALRMKGGVDRYNLSGLTELSKTVEKYSGVKVSKTKAVVGRNAFSHESGIHIAALLEDRNTYEYFPPEMVGGEQKFVLGKHTGRKGLEHVLLSLGYDFSPDEVMWVLNRVKTISEGKCSITKEVLMSVIQQAELMHKKED; this is translated from the coding sequence ATGAAACCGTTAAATGTTGAGATATGCGATGTCACGCTAAGGGACGGCGAACAGACGCCCGGCGTTACATTCGCATGCGACGAAAAAAAGGATATCGCACAGAAGCTTGACGCCGTCGGAGTGGAGGTCATAGAGGCCGGTTTTCCGAGTGTCTCCGAAAACGAGAAGAAAACTGTAAGGTCAATCGTTGAAATGGGCCTTTGCGCAAAGACATGCTGCCTGTCAAGGTGCGTAAAATCCGACCTTGATGCGGCGATTGACTGCGGAGTCGACCTCGTAAGCATTTTTTTTGCGACATCGGATCTCCATATAAAAATCAAATACAAAAAGACCCGCGAGGAGATGCTTGACCTTGCGCTTGATATGATAGACTACGCAAACGACCATGGTATAAAGGTCCGCTTTTCGGCAGAAGAGGCGTCAAGGACAGATATAGAATTCCTAAAGGAGATGTACAGCAAAGGTGCTGAAAGAGGTGCCGCCTACAGCAGCTTTGCAGACACCGTGGGATGCATGACACCCCTCGAGATGTACAATACAGTAAAGGATCTGAAAAAAGACCTGAAAAATCCCCTCTGCGTCCACTGCCACAATGATATGGGCTTTGCATCGGCAAACACCTTCGTTGCGGCCCAGGCAGGTGCCTTTCAGCTGCATACGACAGTCAACGCAATAGGCGAGCGTGCCGGAAACGCAAGCCTTGAGGAGGTTTTGGTCGCACTCAGGATGAAAGGAGGCGTTGACAGGTACAACCTTTCAGGCCTCACCGAACTCTCGAAAACCGTCGAGAAATACTCAGGAGTCAAAGTTTCAAAAACAAAGGCGGTAGTCGGGAGAAATGCATTTTCGCATGAAAGCGGAATTCACATAGCGGCACTTCTCGAAGACAGAAACACATACGAATATTTCCCGCCGGAAATGGTCGGCGGAGAACAGAAATTCGTCCTCGGAAAGCATACCGGAAGAAAAGGCCTTGAACACGTCCTCCTGTCACTGGGATACGACTTTTCACCCGACGAGGTTATGTGGGTTCTGAACAGGGTAAAGACCATCAGCGAGGGGAAATGCAGCATAACCAAAGAAGTCCTTATGTCCGTAATACAGCAGGCTGAACTTATGCATAAAAAGGAGGACTGA
- a CDS encoding aconitase/3-isopropylmalate dehydratase large subunit family protein — translation MTAENSTLSERILGAPAGEYVDKKVDRAFAHDGTGIQALIALKGFKNQKIKDPGMISIIYDHIAPANNTTAANLQHELRDFSCSEGFSFYDVGCGICHQVMSEGLCLPGEIVVGADSHSCTMGALGAFATGVGATDMAGIWATGETWFKVPETIEINLSGELGGFSDPKDAALLYVKKLGMDGGTYKALEFTGEGAENMPVEGRLTLSNMAVETGAKAGLFYSDKKTQEYLSGFGKEAGRQAKQDCTYESSVEIDLSGIEPLLAVPDRVDNAVPVTKYSGTNLDEVFVGTCTNGRYEDLRRFAGIVKGKKVSVRTIVVPASRNVLLKALSGGLIEDIVKAGCTVCPPGCGPCLGAHMGVLGEGEVGLSTANRNFRNRMGVGAEYFLCSPSTAAASALKGEITSPEDIS, via the coding sequence ATAACGGCTGAAAACTCTACCCTTTCGGAGAGAATTCTCGGGGCGCCTGCAGGTGAATATGTCGACAAAAAGGTTGACAGGGCTTTTGCGCACGACGGCACCGGCATACAGGCTTTAATCGCGCTGAAAGGCTTCAAAAACCAAAAAATAAAAGACCCTGGCATGATTTCCATAATCTATGACCACATCGCACCTGCAAACAACACAACAGCCGCAAATCTCCAGCATGAACTCAGGGACTTCTCCTGCAGCGAGGGCTTTTCGTTTTATGACGTCGGGTGCGGGATATGCCACCAGGTAATGAGCGAAGGCTTATGCCTTCCCGGAGAAATCGTCGTCGGTGCAGACTCGCATTCATGCACTATGGGCGCCCTCGGGGCGTTTGCCACAGGAGTAGGTGCGACCGACATGGCAGGCATATGGGCGACAGGAGAAACCTGGTTTAAGGTCCCAGAGACGATAGAAATAAACCTTTCAGGCGAACTGGGAGGCTTTTCCGACCCTAAAGACGCAGCCCTCTTATACGTAAAAAAACTCGGCATGGACGGGGGGACCTACAAGGCCCTTGAGTTCACCGGAGAAGGTGCAGAAAACATGCCTGTCGAAGGAAGGCTCACGCTTTCAAATATGGCGGTCGAGACCGGGGCCAAGGCGGGACTTTTCTATTCGGATAAAAAAACGCAGGAATACCTCTCGGGGTTCGGAAAAGAGGCTGGCCGCCAGGCAAAACAGGACTGTACATACGAGTCCTCGGTGGAAATTGACCTGTCAGGCATCGAACCCCTCCTCGCGGTTCCGGACAGGGTCGACAACGCCGTTCCGGTAACAAAATATTCCGGAACAAATCTTGACGAGGTTTTTGTAGGGACATGCACAAACGGCAGGTATGAAGACCTCAGAAGGTTTGCCGGAATCGTCAAAGGAAAAAAGGTCAGTGTCAGGACAATCGTAGTCCCCGCTTCAAGAAACGTCCTATTAAAAGCGCTCTCCGGCGGACTTATAGAAGACATTGTTAAAGCGGGATGCACGGTCTGCCCCCCGGGGTGCGGACCATGCCTTGGTGCACATATGGGCGTCCTCGGTGAAGGAGAGGTAGGACTTTCCACGGCAAACAGAAACTTCAGGAACAGGATGGGAGTGGGCGCAGAATATTTCCTGTGTTCACCCTCGACAGCTGCCGCAAGCGCCCTTAAAGGCGAGATAACTTCACCGGAGGATATATCATGA
- a CDS encoding 3-isopropylmalate dehydratase, with protein MKLSGHAVVIGEDVDTDMIIAGRYLRTKDRSVWAEHAFEDYDKTIAGKLKGSVIIAGKNVGCGSSREQAAAALKEAGVVAIVSPSFARIFFRNCVNLGLYVFETEVRNCKDGDFVTLDTGVPCAEVNGVFYGAKPLSKRMNDILNAGGLAEYLGEKQK; from the coding sequence ATGAAGCTTTCCGGCCACGCCGTTGTAATAGGCGAAGACGTCGACACCGACATGATAATAGCAGGACGCTACCTCAGGACAAAGGACAGGTCGGTCTGGGCTGAGCATGCTTTCGAGGACTATGACAAAACGATTGCAGGAAAACTAAAAGGCTCTGTAATCATAGCAGGAAAAAACGTCGGGTGCGGTTCTTCGCGTGAACAGGCGGCGGCGGCCTTAAAAGAGGCAGGCGTCGTTGCCATAGTTTCACCGTCATTTGCAAGAATTTTTTTCAGGAACTGCGTCAATCTCGGGCTTTATGTATTTGAAACAGAAGTCAGGAACTGCAAAGACGGTGATTTCGTAACTCTTGACACAGGTGTCCCCTGTGCAGAGGTAAACGGCGTCTTTTATGGGGCAAAACCGCTTTCCAAAAGAATGAACGACATTCTAAACGCAGGAGGACTTGCGGAATATCTGGGGGAAAAACAGAAATGA